In Panthera tigris isolate Pti1 chromosome D2, P.tigris_Pti1_mat1.1, whole genome shotgun sequence, one DNA window encodes the following:
- the PWWP2B gene encoding PWWP domain-containing protein 2B isoform X1 — protein sequence MEPRAGCRLPVRVEQVVNGALLVTVSCGERSFAGILLDCTKKSGLFGLPLSAPLPQPEDSPVNGCHGPAPAEQDGEAMQLGTVPPPPPDGDQPPETADPKPPLVPPFPPYFEGAPFPPPLWLRSTYRQWVPQPPPRTIKRTRRRLSRNRDPGRLALSPIRLRPRQVLCEKCKSTLSPPEASPGPPGAPRPRRRVGGGPGFDSQPREPEDPAGGGDPAATTRRSKREKREEDKARVPRSPAIKISYSTPQGTGEVVEIPSRVHGSLEPFCPSRALHGGGQDPSGPSASIPKLKLTRPGPPGAGLPPPKIRLKPHRPGAGEREPVYRAELVEALNGHGRGPRASSPSLLGHGSAGRGPADSSSGSSGEDDDFKRCPQGKPQQDGLAFLAACPRRGTDCAGESVWSSDSLDESKSCSSEVPSPDTCDLSGDGTSVRSSSGAARQTVPPLTVRLHTQSVSKCVTEDGRTVAVGDIVWGKIHGFPWWPARVLDISLSQKEDGEPSWQEAKVSWFGSPTTSFLSTSKLSPFSEFFKLRFNRKKKGMYRKAITEAANAAQHVAPEIREVLTQFET from the exons ATGGAGCCTCGGGCCGGCTGCCGGCTGCCGGTGCGGGTGGAGCAGGTCGTCAACGGCGCGCTGCTGGTCACCGTGAGCTGCGGCGAGCGCAGCTTCGCCGGGATCCTGCTGGACTGCACGAAAAA GTCCGGCCTGTTTGGCCTGCCCCTGTCGGCCCCGCTGCCTCAGCCCGAGGACTCCCCGGTCAACGGCTGCCACGGCCCGGCCCCCGCGGAGCAGGACGGAGAGGCAATGCAGCTGGGGACAGTCCCTCCACCGCCTCCCGACGGGGACCAGCCCCCCGAGACTGCAGACCCCAAGCCACCGCTCGTGCCCCCGTTCCCACCGTATTTCGAAGgcgcccccttccctcccccgctctggCTAAGAAGCACCTACCGGCAGTGGGTGCCGCAGCCACCCCCCCGGACCATCAAGAGGACACGCCGGCGTCTGTCCCGCAACCGTGACCCGGGTCGGCTGGCCCTGAGCCCCATCCGCCTGCGGCCGCGCCAAGTACTCTGTGAGAAGTGCAAGAGCACGCTGAGCCCCCCCGAGGCCAGCCCcggccccccgggcgccccgaggCCGCGCAGGAGGGTGGGCGGCGGCCCTGGCTTTGACAGCCAGCCCCGCGAGCCGGAGGACCCGGCCGGCGGTGGCGACCCCGCGGCCACCACGAGGAGGAGCAAGAGGGAGAAGCGAGAGGAGGACAAGGCCCGGGTGCCACGGAGCCCGGCCATCAAGATCTCCTACAGCACGCCCCAGGGCACGGGCGAGGTCGTGGAGATCCCCTCCCGCGTGCACGGGTCCCTCGAGcccttctgcccctcccgggCCCTGCACGGTGGCGGCCAGGACCCCAGCGGGCCCAGCGCCTCCATCCCCAAGCTGAAGCTGACGCGCCCCGGGCCCCCTGGCGCCGGCCTGCCGCCCCCCAAGATCCGCCTGAAGCCCCACCGCCCGGGGGCCGGGGAGCGGGAGCCCGTCTACAGAGCCGAGCTGGTGGAGGCGCTCAACGGCCACGGGCGAGGCCCCCGGGCCAGCTCACCCTCTCTCCTGGGCCACGGCTCCGCGGGCCGTGGGCCGGCGGACTCGTCTTCCGGAAGTTCTGGCGAGGACGATGACTTCAAGCGGTGTCCCCAGGGTAAACCCCAGCAGGACGGCCTGGCGTTCCTCGCCGCCTGCCCTAGGAGGGGGACGGACTGTGCCGGTGAATCTGTGTGGAGCAGCGACAGCCTGGACGAGTCCAAATCGTGCAGCTCAGAAGTGCCGTCACCGGACACGTGTGACCTGTCCGGCGACGGTACGTCTGTGAGGTCCTCGTCCGGGGCCGCGAGGCAGACGGTCCCGCCCCTGACAGTCAGGCTGCACACACAGAGCGTCTCCAAGTGCGTGACTGAGGACGGAAGGACCGTGGCCGTAGGGGACATCGTGTGGGGTAAGATTCATGGTTTTCCTTGGTGGCCAGCGCGtgtccttgacatcagtcttagccAGAAGGAGGACGGGGAGCCTTCCTGGCAAGAAGCCAAAGTCTCGTGGTTTGGTTCTCCGACTACGTCATTCTTGTCTACTTCAAaactctcccctttctctgagTTTTTCAAACTGAGATTTAACCGTAAGAAGAAGGGGATGTACCGGAAAGCCATAACGGAGGCCGCCAATGCCGCGCAGCATGTGGCCCCGGAAATAAGGGAGGTCTTAACCCAGTTTGAGACGTAA
- the PWWP2B gene encoding PWWP domain-containing protein 2B isoform X4 codes for MEPRAGCRLPVRVEQVVNGALLVTVSCGERSFAGILLDCTKKSGLFGLPLSAPLPQPEDSPVNGCHGPAPAEQDGEAMQLGTVPPPPPDGDQPPETADPKPPLVPPFPPYFEGAPFPPPLWLRSTYRQWVPQPPPRTIKRTRRRLSRNRDPGRLALSPIRLRPRQVLCEKCKSTLSPPEASPGPPGAPRPRRRVGGGPGFDSQPREPEDPAGGGDPAATTRRSKREKREEDKARVPRSPAIKISYSTPQGTGEVVEIPSRVHGSLEPFCPSRALHGGGQDPSGPSASIPKLKLTRPGPPGAGLPPPKIRLKPHRPGAGEREPVYRAELVEALNGHGRGPRASSPSLLGHGSAGRGPADSSSGSSGEDDDFKRCPQGKPQQDGLAFLAACPRRGTDCAGESVWSSDSLDESKSCSSEVPSPDTCDLSGDGTSVRSSSGAARQTVPPLTVRLHTQSVSKCVTEDGRTVAVGDIVWGHRR; via the exons ATGGAGCCTCGGGCCGGCTGCCGGCTGCCGGTGCGGGTGGAGCAGGTCGTCAACGGCGCGCTGCTGGTCACCGTGAGCTGCGGCGAGCGCAGCTTCGCCGGGATCCTGCTGGACTGCACGAAAAA GTCCGGCCTGTTTGGCCTGCCCCTGTCGGCCCCGCTGCCTCAGCCCGAGGACTCCCCGGTCAACGGCTGCCACGGCCCGGCCCCCGCGGAGCAGGACGGAGAGGCAATGCAGCTGGGGACAGTCCCTCCACCGCCTCCCGACGGGGACCAGCCCCCCGAGACTGCAGACCCCAAGCCACCGCTCGTGCCCCCGTTCCCACCGTATTTCGAAGgcgcccccttccctcccccgctctggCTAAGAAGCACCTACCGGCAGTGGGTGCCGCAGCCACCCCCCCGGACCATCAAGAGGACACGCCGGCGTCTGTCCCGCAACCGTGACCCGGGTCGGCTGGCCCTGAGCCCCATCCGCCTGCGGCCGCGCCAAGTACTCTGTGAGAAGTGCAAGAGCACGCTGAGCCCCCCCGAGGCCAGCCCcggccccccgggcgccccgaggCCGCGCAGGAGGGTGGGCGGCGGCCCTGGCTTTGACAGCCAGCCCCGCGAGCCGGAGGACCCGGCCGGCGGTGGCGACCCCGCGGCCACCACGAGGAGGAGCAAGAGGGAGAAGCGAGAGGAGGACAAGGCCCGGGTGCCACGGAGCCCGGCCATCAAGATCTCCTACAGCACGCCCCAGGGCACGGGCGAGGTCGTGGAGATCCCCTCCCGCGTGCACGGGTCCCTCGAGcccttctgcccctcccgggCCCTGCACGGTGGCGGCCAGGACCCCAGCGGGCCCAGCGCCTCCATCCCCAAGCTGAAGCTGACGCGCCCCGGGCCCCCTGGCGCCGGCCTGCCGCCCCCCAAGATCCGCCTGAAGCCCCACCGCCCGGGGGCCGGGGAGCGGGAGCCCGTCTACAGAGCCGAGCTGGTGGAGGCGCTCAACGGCCACGGGCGAGGCCCCCGGGCCAGCTCACCCTCTCTCCTGGGCCACGGCTCCGCGGGCCGTGGGCCGGCGGACTCGTCTTCCGGAAGTTCTGGCGAGGACGATGACTTCAAGCGGTGTCCCCAGGGTAAACCCCAGCAGGACGGCCTGGCGTTCCTCGCCGCCTGCCCTAGGAGGGGGACGGACTGTGCCGGTGAATCTGTGTGGAGCAGCGACAGCCTGGACGAGTCCAAATCGTGCAGCTCAGAAGTGCCGTCACCGGACACGTGTGACCTGTCCGGCGACGGTACGTCTGTGAGGTCCTCGTCCGGGGCCGCGAGGCAGACGGTCCCGCCCCTGACAGTCAGGCTGCACACACAGAGCGTCTCCAAGTGCGTGACTGAGGACGGAAGGACCGTGGCCGTAGGGGACATCGTGTGGG GTCACCGACGGTGA
- the PWWP2B gene encoding PWWP domain-containing protein 2B isoform X2 — MPEDSGSGLFGLPLSAPLPQPEDSPVNGCHGPAPAEQDGEAMQLGTVPPPPPDGDQPPETADPKPPLVPPFPPYFEGAPFPPPLWLRSTYRQWVPQPPPRTIKRTRRRLSRNRDPGRLALSPIRLRPRQVLCEKCKSTLSPPEASPGPPGAPRPRRRVGGGPGFDSQPREPEDPAGGGDPAATTRRSKREKREEDKARVPRSPAIKISYSTPQGTGEVVEIPSRVHGSLEPFCPSRALHGGGQDPSGPSASIPKLKLTRPGPPGAGLPPPKIRLKPHRPGAGEREPVYRAELVEALNGHGRGPRASSPSLLGHGSAGRGPADSSSGSSGEDDDFKRCPQGKPQQDGLAFLAACPRRGTDCAGESVWSSDSLDESKSCSSEVPSPDTCDLSGDGTSVRSSSGAARQTVPPLTVRLHTQSVSKCVTEDGRTVAVGDIVWGKIHGFPWWPARVLDISLSQKEDGEPSWQEAKVSWFGSPTTSFLSTSKLSPFSEFFKLRFNRKKKGMYRKAITEAANAAQHVAPEIREVLTQFET, encoded by the exons ATGCCTGAGGACTCAGG GTCCGGCCTGTTTGGCCTGCCCCTGTCGGCCCCGCTGCCTCAGCCCGAGGACTCCCCGGTCAACGGCTGCCACGGCCCGGCCCCCGCGGAGCAGGACGGAGAGGCAATGCAGCTGGGGACAGTCCCTCCACCGCCTCCCGACGGGGACCAGCCCCCCGAGACTGCAGACCCCAAGCCACCGCTCGTGCCCCCGTTCCCACCGTATTTCGAAGgcgcccccttccctcccccgctctggCTAAGAAGCACCTACCGGCAGTGGGTGCCGCAGCCACCCCCCCGGACCATCAAGAGGACACGCCGGCGTCTGTCCCGCAACCGTGACCCGGGTCGGCTGGCCCTGAGCCCCATCCGCCTGCGGCCGCGCCAAGTACTCTGTGAGAAGTGCAAGAGCACGCTGAGCCCCCCCGAGGCCAGCCCcggccccccgggcgccccgaggCCGCGCAGGAGGGTGGGCGGCGGCCCTGGCTTTGACAGCCAGCCCCGCGAGCCGGAGGACCCGGCCGGCGGTGGCGACCCCGCGGCCACCACGAGGAGGAGCAAGAGGGAGAAGCGAGAGGAGGACAAGGCCCGGGTGCCACGGAGCCCGGCCATCAAGATCTCCTACAGCACGCCCCAGGGCACGGGCGAGGTCGTGGAGATCCCCTCCCGCGTGCACGGGTCCCTCGAGcccttctgcccctcccgggCCCTGCACGGTGGCGGCCAGGACCCCAGCGGGCCCAGCGCCTCCATCCCCAAGCTGAAGCTGACGCGCCCCGGGCCCCCTGGCGCCGGCCTGCCGCCCCCCAAGATCCGCCTGAAGCCCCACCGCCCGGGGGCCGGGGAGCGGGAGCCCGTCTACAGAGCCGAGCTGGTGGAGGCGCTCAACGGCCACGGGCGAGGCCCCCGGGCCAGCTCACCCTCTCTCCTGGGCCACGGCTCCGCGGGCCGTGGGCCGGCGGACTCGTCTTCCGGAAGTTCTGGCGAGGACGATGACTTCAAGCGGTGTCCCCAGGGTAAACCCCAGCAGGACGGCCTGGCGTTCCTCGCCGCCTGCCCTAGGAGGGGGACGGACTGTGCCGGTGAATCTGTGTGGAGCAGCGACAGCCTGGACGAGTCCAAATCGTGCAGCTCAGAAGTGCCGTCACCGGACACGTGTGACCTGTCCGGCGACGGTACGTCTGTGAGGTCCTCGTCCGGGGCCGCGAGGCAGACGGTCCCGCCCCTGACAGTCAGGCTGCACACACAGAGCGTCTCCAAGTGCGTGACTGAGGACGGAAGGACCGTGGCCGTAGGGGACATCGTGTGGGGTAAGATTCATGGTTTTCCTTGGTGGCCAGCGCGtgtccttgacatcagtcttagccAGAAGGAGGACGGGGAGCCTTCCTGGCAAGAAGCCAAAGTCTCGTGGTTTGGTTCTCCGACTACGTCATTCTTGTCTACTTCAAaactctcccctttctctgagTTTTTCAAACTGAGATTTAACCGTAAGAAGAAGGGGATGTACCGGAAAGCCATAACGGAGGCCGCCAATGCCGCGCAGCATGTGGCCCCGGAAATAAGGGAGGTCTTAACCCAGTTTGAGACGTAA
- the PWWP2B gene encoding PWWP domain-containing protein 2B isoform X3: MQLGTVPPPPPDGDQPPETADPKPPLVPPFPPYFEGAPFPPPLWLRSTYRQWVPQPPPRTIKRTRRRLSRNRDPGRLALSPIRLRPRQVLCEKCKSTLSPPEASPGPPGAPRPRRRVGGGPGFDSQPREPEDPAGGGDPAATTRRSKREKREEDKARVPRSPAIKISYSTPQGTGEVVEIPSRVHGSLEPFCPSRALHGGGQDPSGPSASIPKLKLTRPGPPGAGLPPPKIRLKPHRPGAGEREPVYRAELVEALNGHGRGPRASSPSLLGHGSAGRGPADSSSGSSGEDDDFKRCPQGKPQQDGLAFLAACPRRGTDCAGESVWSSDSLDESKSCSSEVPSPDTCDLSGDGTSVRSSSGAARQTVPPLTVRLHTQSVSKCVTEDGRTVAVGDIVWGKIHGFPWWPARVLDISLSQKEDGEPSWQEAKVSWFGSPTTSFLSTSKLSPFSEFFKLRFNRKKKGMYRKAITEAANAAQHVAPEIREVLTQFET, encoded by the coding sequence ATGCAGCTGGGGACAGTCCCTCCACCGCCTCCCGACGGGGACCAGCCCCCCGAGACTGCAGACCCCAAGCCACCGCTCGTGCCCCCGTTCCCACCGTATTTCGAAGgcgcccccttccctcccccgctctggCTAAGAAGCACCTACCGGCAGTGGGTGCCGCAGCCACCCCCCCGGACCATCAAGAGGACACGCCGGCGTCTGTCCCGCAACCGTGACCCGGGTCGGCTGGCCCTGAGCCCCATCCGCCTGCGGCCGCGCCAAGTACTCTGTGAGAAGTGCAAGAGCACGCTGAGCCCCCCCGAGGCCAGCCCcggccccccgggcgccccgaggCCGCGCAGGAGGGTGGGCGGCGGCCCTGGCTTTGACAGCCAGCCCCGCGAGCCGGAGGACCCGGCCGGCGGTGGCGACCCCGCGGCCACCACGAGGAGGAGCAAGAGGGAGAAGCGAGAGGAGGACAAGGCCCGGGTGCCACGGAGCCCGGCCATCAAGATCTCCTACAGCACGCCCCAGGGCACGGGCGAGGTCGTGGAGATCCCCTCCCGCGTGCACGGGTCCCTCGAGcccttctgcccctcccgggCCCTGCACGGTGGCGGCCAGGACCCCAGCGGGCCCAGCGCCTCCATCCCCAAGCTGAAGCTGACGCGCCCCGGGCCCCCTGGCGCCGGCCTGCCGCCCCCCAAGATCCGCCTGAAGCCCCACCGCCCGGGGGCCGGGGAGCGGGAGCCCGTCTACAGAGCCGAGCTGGTGGAGGCGCTCAACGGCCACGGGCGAGGCCCCCGGGCCAGCTCACCCTCTCTCCTGGGCCACGGCTCCGCGGGCCGTGGGCCGGCGGACTCGTCTTCCGGAAGTTCTGGCGAGGACGATGACTTCAAGCGGTGTCCCCAGGGTAAACCCCAGCAGGACGGCCTGGCGTTCCTCGCCGCCTGCCCTAGGAGGGGGACGGACTGTGCCGGTGAATCTGTGTGGAGCAGCGACAGCCTGGACGAGTCCAAATCGTGCAGCTCAGAAGTGCCGTCACCGGACACGTGTGACCTGTCCGGCGACGGTACGTCTGTGAGGTCCTCGTCCGGGGCCGCGAGGCAGACGGTCCCGCCCCTGACAGTCAGGCTGCACACACAGAGCGTCTCCAAGTGCGTGACTGAGGACGGAAGGACCGTGGCCGTAGGGGACATCGTGTGGGGTAAGATTCATGGTTTTCCTTGGTGGCCAGCGCGtgtccttgacatcagtcttagccAGAAGGAGGACGGGGAGCCTTCCTGGCAAGAAGCCAAAGTCTCGTGGTTTGGTTCTCCGACTACGTCATTCTTGTCTACTTCAAaactctcccctttctctgagTTTTTCAAACTGAGATTTAACCGTAAGAAGAAGGGGATGTACCGGAAAGCCATAACGGAGGCCGCCAATGCCGCGCAGCATGTGGCCCCGGAAATAAGGGAGGTCTTAACCCAGTTTGAGACGTAA